From a single Micromonospora sp. WMMD1102 genomic region:
- the hpt gene encoding hypoxanthine phosphoribosyltransferase — protein sequence MAQGSWYDADIDHVIISEEQIREKIAELAKQVAADYAGNTDGILLVCVLKGAVMFMADFARALGRYGPPAELEFMALSSYGQGTTSSGTVRIRKDLDRDIAGRHVVVVEDIVDSGLTLSWLLRYLESRSAASVEVVTLFRKPDAIKVSVPVKYVGFDIPSEFVVGYGLDFGERYRELPYVGVLKPEVYARS from the coding sequence ATGGCTCAGGGCTCCTGGTACGACGCCGACATCGACCACGTGATCATTTCGGAGGAGCAGATCCGGGAGAAGATCGCGGAACTGGCCAAACAGGTGGCGGCCGACTACGCCGGCAACACCGACGGAATCCTGCTGGTGTGCGTACTCAAGGGCGCGGTGATGTTCATGGCCGACTTCGCCCGCGCGCTCGGCCGGTACGGGCCCCCGGCCGAACTCGAGTTCATGGCCCTCTCCTCGTACGGGCAGGGCACCACCTCCTCCGGCACGGTGCGAATCCGCAAGGACCTGGACCGGGACATCGCCGGCCGGCACGTCGTGGTGGTGGAGGACATCGTCGACTCCGGGCTGACCCTCTCCTGGCTGCTGCGCTATCTGGAGTCCCGGTCGGCGGCCAGCGTCGAGGTGGTGACGCTGTTCCGGAAGCCGGACGCGATCAAGGTCTCGGTCCCGGTGAAGTACGTCGGCTTCGACATCCCGAGCGAGTTCGTGGTCGGCTACGGACTCGACTTCGGTGAGCGCTACCGCGAGCTGCCCTACGTCGGCGTGCTCAAGCCGGAGGTCTACGCCCGGTCCTGA
- a CDS encoding serine protease yields the protein MADRAMPTSQVRDDMARKLISTALALAATAALTLAGAGTAHANDGEYETRIIGGDAATEQYKFHASLQYKDQGTRPTPHRCGGALIDPLWVVTAAHCVVGRNAADFKVSLGSNDYLGGTTIDAAQFVVHPYWDFEDDRSYGDIALIKLASPSTQQPIASVRPPAANSVVRAIGWGWTVEGDATSVPRQVLQLDGKMLPLSDCYFGDEYDATIGDVCVERSKGDTAGVCNGDSGSPVLWKVNGQWRIVGVTSRSGGESGCLNTDTVYTSTDFYWAWAMNVING from the coding sequence ATGGCCGACCGGGCCATGCCGACCTCTCAAGTTAGGGACGACATGGCGAGGAAACTGATCAGCACCGCTCTCGCGCTCGCCGCGACCGCAGCGCTGACCCTGGCGGGTGCGGGAACCGCGCACGCCAACGACGGTGAGTACGAGACTCGGATTATCGGCGGGGATGCTGCCACCGAGCAGTACAAATTCCACGCCTCGCTGCAGTACAAGGACCAGGGCACCCGGCCGACCCCGCACCGGTGCGGCGGCGCGCTGATCGACCCGCTGTGGGTTGTCACCGCGGCGCACTGCGTCGTGGGGCGCAACGCCGCCGACTTCAAGGTCAGCCTCGGCTCGAACGACTACCTGGGCGGCACCACGATTGACGCGGCCCAGTTCGTGGTGCACCCCTACTGGGATTTCGAGGACGACCGGAGCTACGGCGACATCGCGCTGATCAAGCTGGCGAGCCCGTCGACGCAGCAGCCGATCGCCAGCGTACGGCCCCCGGCCGCGAACTCCGTGGTGCGGGCGATCGGCTGGGGTTGGACGGTCGAGGGCGACGCGACCAGCGTGCCCCGCCAGGTACTGCAGCTCGACGGGAAGATGCTGCCACTCTCGGACTGCTACTTCGGCGACGAGTACGACGCGACGATCGGCGACGTCTGCGTCGAGCGGTCGAAGGGCGACACCGCGGGTGTGTGTAACGGCGACTCCGGCAGCCCGGTGCTGTGGAAGGTCAACGGCCAGTGGCGAATCGTCGGCGTTACCAGCCGTAGCGGCGGCGAAAGCGGCTGCCTCAACACGGACACGGTGTACACGTCGACCGACTTCTACTGGGCGTGGGCCATGAACGTGATCAACGGCTAG
- the eccD gene encoding type VII secretion integral membrane protein EccD, translated as MSTGLARVTISAPQRRVDVALPEHLPLAELLPEVLRHAGEGLADDGEKHGGWLLRRTDGEPLAAGKALLPQGVRDGDVLHLVPARAQWPELEYDDVVEAIADGARRRGSTWSGRNTRIGTLSAAGGLLAVCLLAVVVGGPAWQLGAFVALGAAVLLSLAAVVASRAYGDATAGAALGGYALPFAFFGGALLVASGDPVGVVGPVGWLGAAEALAGSVALLLVAVLGMVGVAAGLRVFAAGVSVGLLGAVTALIGFAVSAAGSAAILMALLVCAIGMLPLLAIRFGKLPMPPITLPTGAEAAEGFTAASPVASGVRERPDRGRVFAAVARTEEMLTGMLVGHAVLALVAALVLVVSDSFSGRLMVAVSAAALLLRSRLFVTVRQRVPLMAAGIGSAVVLGIALLFRMQETGLLLLTAGGLVLALVVVGAAATYSKREPGPYLGRTADIVDTLMVIAVVPVACAVLGLYAQARGLLG; from the coding sequence ATGAGTACCGGGCTCGCCCGCGTCACGATCAGCGCGCCGCAACGACGGGTGGACGTCGCGCTGCCCGAACACCTGCCGCTGGCCGAACTCCTGCCCGAAGTCCTGCGGCATGCCGGTGAGGGGTTGGCCGACGACGGCGAGAAGCACGGCGGGTGGCTGTTGCGCCGTACCGACGGGGAGCCGCTGGCCGCCGGCAAGGCCCTGCTGCCGCAGGGCGTACGGGACGGAGACGTGCTGCACCTGGTGCCGGCCCGGGCGCAGTGGCCCGAGCTGGAGTACGACGACGTGGTCGAGGCGATCGCCGACGGGGCGCGCCGCCGGGGCAGCACCTGGTCCGGGCGGAACACCCGGATCGGCACCCTGAGCGCGGCCGGCGGCCTGCTCGCGGTCTGCCTGCTCGCCGTGGTCGTCGGCGGCCCGGCCTGGCAACTGGGCGCCTTCGTCGCGCTCGGTGCGGCCGTACTGCTGTCGCTCGCCGCGGTGGTGGCCTCCCGGGCGTACGGGGACGCCACCGCCGGTGCCGCCCTCGGCGGGTACGCGTTGCCGTTCGCCTTCTTCGGCGGTGCCCTGCTGGTCGCCTCCGGTGACCCGGTCGGGGTGGTCGGCCCGGTCGGCTGGCTCGGCGCCGCGGAGGCACTGGCCGGCTCGGTCGCGCTGCTGCTGGTCGCGGTGCTCGGCATGGTCGGGGTCGCCGCCGGGCTGCGGGTCTTCGCCGCCGGTGTCTCTGTCGGGCTGCTCGGCGCGGTGACCGCGCTGATCGGCTTCGCGGTCTCGGCAGCCGGGTCTGCGGCGATCCTGATGGCCCTGCTGGTCTGCGCGATCGGGATGCTGCCGCTGCTGGCGATCCGGTTCGGCAAGTTGCCGATGCCGCCGATCACGCTGCCGACCGGTGCCGAGGCGGCGGAGGGCTTCACGGCGGCCAGTCCGGTGGCGAGCGGCGTGCGGGAGCGGCCGGACCGGGGGCGGGTCTTCGCGGCGGTCGCCCGGACCGAGGAGATGCTCACCGGGATGCTCGTCGGACACGCCGTACTCGCCCTGGTGGCGGCGCTGGTGCTGGTGGTCTCGGACAGCTTCTCCGGCCGGCTGATGGTGGCGGTGTCGGCGGCGGCGCTGCTGCTGCGCTCCCGGCTCTTCGTCACCGTCCGGCAGCGGGTGCCGCTGATGGCCGCCGGGATCGGCTCCGCGGTGGTGCTCGGGATCGCCCTGCTGTTCCGGATGCAGGAGACCGGCCTGCTGCTGCTCACCGCCGGTGGCCTGGTGCTCGCCCTGGTGGTGGTCGGGGCCGCCGCGACGTACTCGAAGCGGGAACCCGGCCCCTACCTGGGCCGTACCGCCGACATCGTCGACACCCTGATGGTGATCGCGGTGGTGCCGGTGGCCTGCGCGGTGCTGGGCCTGTACGCACAGGCCCGCGGCCTGCTCGGCTGA
- the tilS gene encoding tRNA lysidine(34) synthetase TilS — MAALPPPVAAIRVAVRRALSGVPRNRPVLVACSGGADSLALAAGTAFVAPRLGVPAGLVTVDHGLQAGSDRRAADVARWAGGQGFGPVEVATVQVGGRSGGPEAAARQARYQALVEAARRHDASTVLLGHTRDDQAETVLLALARGSGPRGLAGMPAVREYAGVALARPLLEITRAQTRKACALLGLTPWEDPHNVDDRYARARVRADVLPVLVRALGPGVLDNLARTARLAAEDGAALDDLARTGYAEARIGPADGSRIGSAGESQVGSAGESRGTVRLAVPVLAGMPPAVRTRVLHLWCRELGAAPAALSYRHIAALNALVTAWRGQGAVHLPGGIRATRRGGVLLAE; from the coding sequence GTGGCCGCCCTGCCACCGCCGGTCGCGGCGATCCGGGTCGCCGTCCGGCGGGCGCTTTCCGGCGTACCCCGGAACCGGCCGGTCCTGGTCGCCTGCTCGGGTGGCGCCGACTCGTTGGCGCTGGCCGCCGGCACCGCCTTCGTGGCCCCCCGGCTCGGCGTGCCGGCCGGGCTGGTCACCGTCGACCACGGCCTCCAGGCGGGCTCGGACCGGCGGGCCGCCGACGTCGCGCGGTGGGCCGGCGGGCAGGGGTTCGGGCCGGTCGAGGTGGCGACCGTCCAGGTCGGCGGCCGGTCCGGCGGGCCGGAGGCGGCCGCCCGCCAGGCGCGGTACCAGGCGCTTGTCGAGGCCGCCCGCCGGCACGACGCCAGCACCGTGCTGCTCGGGCACACCCGGGACGACCAGGCCGAGACGGTGCTGCTGGCGCTGGCCCGGGGCTCCGGCCCGCGCGGGCTCGCCGGGATGCCGGCCGTCCGGGAGTACGCCGGGGTGGCGCTGGCCCGTCCGCTGCTGGAGATCACCCGTGCGCAGACCCGCAAGGCGTGCGCGCTGCTCGGGCTGACCCCGTGGGAGGACCCGCACAACGTCGACGACCGGTACGCCCGGGCCCGGGTCCGGGCCGACGTGCTGCCGGTGCTGGTCCGGGCGCTCGGCCCCGGGGTGCTGGACAACCTGGCCCGTACCGCCCGGCTGGCCGCCGAGGACGGTGCCGCGCTGGACGACCTGGCCCGCACCGGTTACGCCGAGGCGCGGATCGGGCCGGCCGACGGGTCGCGGATCGGGTCGGCCGGGGAGTCGCAGGTCGGGTCGGCCGGGGAGTCGCGGGGGACGGTGCGGTTGGCCGTGCCGGTGCTGGCCGGGATGCCGCCGGCGGTGCGTACCCGGGTGCTGCACCTGTGGTGCCGGGAGCTGGGCGCGGCGCCGGCCGCGCTGTCGTACCGGCACATCGCCGCGTTGAACGCGCTGGTCACCGCGTGGCGCGGCCAGGGCGCGGTGCATCTGCCCGGCGGCATCCGGGCGACCCGGCGTGGCGGGGTGCTGCTCGCGGAGTAG
- a CDS encoding gamma-glutamyltransferase family protein, which produces MPASRQPLLAPHGAVATSQPLAAAAGLAVLRRGGNAVDAALATAITLTVVQPGSNDVGGDLFAIVWDGERLHGLNASGRSPARLTRELVLAATGGRGAEPTPGHGGAQAVGPAMPAWGWLPVTVPGAPAGWRDLHERFGRLPFAELFTDAVGYAEHGFPVSPRVAAGWARSVELHAGLTGAEYAEWGQVFTVDGGRAPRVGQRWRNPDAAGTLRRIAATGAADFYTGRIAETLAGYAARTGGLLGGDDLAGHASTWVEPVRAGYRGHEVWELPPNGQGVAALLALNILDGVELAGLDPVERLHWQVEAVKLGFADAHAYVADPDRVSVPTAELLTRDYAAGRRRLVTGAAGTPPPGDPARGGTVYLCAADQGGMMVSLIQSNYFGFGSYVVPPGLGFGLQNRGAGFSLDPTHPNVVAPGKRPFHTIIPGFLTRDGEPVGPFGVMGGHMQPQGHLQVVSATVDDVLDPQAALDRPRWYWHAGRSLLVEPGLGSGGAWSGGVGPDVVGGLRARGHEVTVEPDASAFGYGQAIWRLPDGGYVAGSEPRADGCAVGY; this is translated from the coding sequence ATGCCCGCCTCCCGACAGCCGCTCCTCGCCCCGCACGGTGCCGTCGCCACCAGCCAACCGCTCGCCGCCGCCGCCGGGCTGGCGGTACTCCGCCGGGGTGGCAACGCCGTCGACGCCGCACTGGCCACCGCGATCACGCTCACCGTGGTCCAGCCCGGCTCCAACGACGTCGGCGGCGATCTCTTCGCCATCGTCTGGGACGGCGAGCGGCTGCACGGGCTGAACGCGTCCGGCCGGTCACCGGCGCGGCTGACCCGGGAACTGGTGCTGGCCGCGACCGGCGGGCGGGGCGCCGAGCCGACCCCGGGGCACGGCGGCGCGCAGGCGGTCGGGCCGGCGATGCCGGCCTGGGGCTGGCTGCCGGTGACGGTGCCCGGGGCGCCGGCCGGCTGGCGGGACCTGCACGAGCGGTTCGGCCGGCTGCCCTTCGCCGAACTCTTCACCGACGCGGTCGGCTACGCCGAGCACGGCTTCCCGGTCTCGCCCCGGGTCGCGGCGGGCTGGGCCCGCTCGGTCGAACTGCACGCCGGGCTGACCGGCGCCGAGTACGCCGAATGGGGCCAAGTCTTCACCGTCGACGGTGGACGGGCGCCCCGGGTCGGGCAGCGCTGGCGCAACCCGGACGCCGCCGGCACGCTGCGCCGGATCGCCGCGACCGGGGCCGCGGACTTCTACACCGGCCGGATCGCCGAGACCCTGGCCGGGTACGCCGCCCGCACCGGTGGGCTGCTCGGCGGCGACGACCTGGCCGGGCACGCCTCGACCTGGGTGGAACCGGTCCGGGCCGGCTACCGGGGACACGAGGTGTGGGAACTGCCGCCGAACGGGCAGGGGGTGGCGGCACTGCTGGCATTGAACATCCTGGACGGGGTGGAGTTGGCCGGGCTCGATCCGGTCGAGCGGCTGCACTGGCAGGTCGAGGCGGTCAAGCTCGGCTTCGCCGACGCGCACGCGTACGTCGCCGACCCCGACCGGGTCTCCGTGCCGACCGCCGAGCTGCTGACCCGGGACTACGCCGCCGGCCGCCGGAGGTTGGTCACCGGCGCCGCCGGCACCCCGCCGCCCGGTGACCCGGCCCGGGGCGGCACGGTCTATCTCTGCGCCGCCGACCAGGGCGGGATGATGGTGAGCCTGATCCAGTCCAACTACTTCGGCTTCGGCTCGTACGTGGTGCCGCCCGGGCTCGGTTTCGGGTTGCAGAACCGGGGTGCCGGGTTCAGCCTCGACCCGACCCACCCGAACGTGGTGGCGCCGGGCAAGCGCCCGTTCCACACCATCATCCCGGGGTTCCTCACCAGGGACGGCGAGCCGGTGGGGCCGTTCGGGGTGATGGGCGGGCATATGCAGCCGCAGGGTCACCTGCAGGTGGTCTCGGCGACCGTGGACGACGTGCTCGACCCGCAGGCCGCGCTGGACCGGCCGCGCTGGTACTGGCACGCCGGCCGCTCGCTGCTGGTCGAGCCGGGCCTGGGATCCGGCGGGGCCTGGTCCGGTGGGGTGGGCCCGGACGTGGTCGGCGGGTTGCGCGCGCGGGGGCACGAGGTCACCGTCGAGCCGGACGCCTCCGCCTTCGGGTACGGCCAGGCGATCTGGCGGCTGCCCGACGGCGGCTACGTGGCCGGCTCGGAACCCCGGGCGGACGGTTGCGCGGTCGGCTACTGA
- a CDS encoding helix-turn-helix domain-containing protein encodes MLRNVAVIALDPVAPFELGVLCEVFGTDRTVDGFPGYRFDLCTHDGRPVGTRSGFGLTPSADLTPVEDADLVAIPAVHSIGAPIPENVLAALRRAADRGAYVLSVCSGAFVLAAAGLLDGRECTTHWKYADRLAEMYPLAKVRCNSLYVQDGNLLTGAGTAAGIDACLHLVRQEHGSALATKLARRMVVPPHRDGGQAQFIEAPIAPTPAAPTLKPVLGWLMEHLDRPVSVEDLAGRAHMAPRTFARRFRAETGTTPHDWITNQRVLLARRLLEETDLSIEAVANRSGFGDAATLRHHFGRRIGATPHAYRSTFRDRLPTITTPEPATA; translated from the coding sequence ATGCTCCGCAACGTGGCTGTGATCGCCCTGGACCCGGTGGCCCCCTTCGAGCTGGGCGTCCTCTGCGAGGTCTTCGGAACCGACCGGACCGTCGACGGCTTCCCCGGTTACCGGTTCGACCTCTGCACCCACGACGGCAGGCCCGTCGGGACCCGCTCCGGCTTCGGGCTCACCCCGAGCGCCGACCTGACCCCGGTCGAGGACGCCGACCTGGTCGCCATACCCGCCGTGCACAGCATCGGCGCCCCGATCCCGGAGAACGTACTGGCGGCGCTGCGCCGGGCCGCCGACCGCGGGGCGTACGTGCTGAGCGTCTGCTCCGGCGCGTTCGTGCTGGCCGCCGCCGGGCTGCTGGACGGGCGCGAGTGCACCACCCACTGGAAGTACGCCGACCGGCTGGCCGAGATGTATCCGCTGGCCAAGGTGCGGTGCAACTCGCTCTACGTGCAGGACGGCAACCTGCTCACCGGAGCCGGCACGGCGGCCGGGATCGACGCCTGCCTGCACCTGGTCCGCCAGGAGCACGGCTCGGCGCTCGCCACCAAGCTCGCCCGGCGGATGGTGGTGCCGCCGCACCGCGACGGCGGGCAGGCGCAGTTCATCGAGGCACCGATCGCGCCCACCCCGGCCGCGCCCACCCTGAAGCCGGTGCTCGGCTGGCTGATGGAGCACCTCGACCGGCCGGTGAGCGTCGAAGACCTGGCCGGGCGGGCGCACATGGCACCCCGGACCTTCGCCCGCCGGTTCCGGGCCGAGACCGGCACCACCCCGCACGACTGGATCACCAACCAGCGGGTGCTGCTGGCCCGCCGGCTGCTGGAGGAGACCGACCTGAGCATCGAGGCGGTCGCCAACCGGTCCGGCTTCGGCGACGCCGCGACCCTGCGGCACCACTTCGGCCGCCGGATCGGCGCCACCCCGCACGCCTACCGGTCGACCTTCCGGGACCGCCTCCCGACCATCACCACCCCCGAACCGGCCACCGCCTGA
- the dacB gene encoding D-alanyl-D-alanine carboxypeptidase/D-alanyl-D-alanine-endopeptidase translates to MPGDVPPTARRGRGRLLGVLGTVLVLALAVAGLAVVRPGPVDGWLGGNAPATPGAADPSEPPPPPVLAAAGASAPAPTPAGVRAALAPLLGSSALGDEVNISVVDAVTGEQLYANGQDTPTVPASTTKLVTAAAVLEARGPAYRISTRAVAGANPGEVVIIGAGDPTLAVNATGWYPGAGRLDRLAAQVKKALGGTAPTKVVVDGTLFPGPVVEPAWDSDIPTGGFGAVITALMTDGARKDPQDKGRGQERYAKPDEAAGRAFAKLLGLPNSAVVIGKAPAAAATAPAAAASASPGTLSPGTLLGRVESPPMIRLVEYMLRESDNVVAEALARQVALSRDKPASFVGAAEAVDQVVGELGLPAAESALADGSGLSRANRVTPSLLTDVLTMAAKPDRPELAGLFPGLPVAAWSGTLRDRFDRSGAKATTAGAGVVRAKTGTLSGVHAISGVVTTADGRLLAFAVLANKVPVGQDQAQPELDRIATTLARCGCR, encoded by the coding sequence TTGCCGGGCGACGTACCGCCGACGGCCCGGCGCGGCCGGGGACGGCTGCTCGGGGTGCTCGGCACGGTCCTGGTGCTCGCGCTCGCGGTCGCCGGGCTGGCGGTGGTCCGCCCCGGCCCGGTCGACGGCTGGCTCGGCGGGAACGCCCCGGCCACCCCCGGTGCCGCCGACCCGAGCGAACCGCCGCCGCCACCCGTACTCGCGGCCGCCGGGGCGAGCGCCCCGGCTCCCACCCCGGCGGGGGTGCGGGCGGCGCTGGCCCCGCTGCTCGGCTCCAGCGCCCTCGGCGACGAGGTGAACATCTCGGTCGTCGACGCGGTCACCGGGGAACAGCTCTACGCCAACGGTCAGGACACCCCGACCGTGCCGGCCTCGACCACCAAACTCGTCACCGCGGCGGCCGTACTCGAGGCGCGCGGCCCGGCGTACCGGATCAGCACCCGGGCGGTGGCCGGGGCGAACCCGGGCGAGGTGGTGATCATCGGTGCCGGTGACCCGACGCTGGCGGTGAACGCGACCGGCTGGTACCCGGGCGCCGGCCGGCTGGACCGGCTCGCAGCCCAGGTCAAGAAAGCGCTGGGCGGCACCGCACCGACGAAGGTGGTCGTCGACGGGACCCTCTTCCCCGGCCCGGTCGTCGAGCCGGCCTGGGACTCGGACATCCCGACCGGCGGCTTCGGCGCGGTGATCACGGCGCTGATGACCGACGGCGCCCGGAAGGACCCGCAGGACAAGGGGCGGGGCCAGGAGCGGTACGCCAAGCCGGACGAGGCGGCCGGGCGGGCCTTCGCCAAACTGCTCGGGCTGCCGAACTCGGCGGTGGTGATCGGCAAGGCACCGGCCGCCGCCGCCACCGCACCGGCCGCGGCGGCCAGCGCCAGCCCCGGCACGTTGAGCCCGGGTACCCTACTCGGCCGGGTCGAGTCGCCGCCGATGATCCGGCTGGTCGAGTACATGCTCCGGGAGAGCGACAACGTGGTGGCCGAGGCGCTGGCCCGGCAGGTGGCGCTGAGCCGGGACAAGCCGGCCTCGTTCGTCGGCGCCGCCGAGGCGGTCGACCAGGTGGTCGGCGAACTCGGGCTGCCGGCGGCGGAGAGCGCGCTCGCCGACGGCAGCGGGCTCTCCCGGGCTAACCGGGTCACCCCGAGCCTGCTCACCGACGTGTTGACGATGGCCGCCAAGCCGGACCGGCCGGAACTCGCCGGCCTCTTCCCCGGACTGCCGGTGGCGGCCTGGTCGGGCACGCTGCGCGACCGGTTCGACCGCTCCGGCGCGAAGGCGACCACGGCCGGTGCGGGTGTGGTACGCGCCAAGACCGGCACGCTGAGCGGGGTGCACGCGATCTCCGGGGTGGTGACCACCGCCGACGGCCGGCTGCTGGCCTTCGCCGTACTCGCCAACAAGGTGCCGGTGGGGCAGGACCAGGCGCAGCCCGAACTGGACCGGATCGCCACCACGCTGGCCCGGTGCGGCTGCCGCTGA
- a CDS encoding inorganic diphosphatase — translation MDFDVTVEIPKGHRNKYEVDHATGRIRLDRTLFTSTQYPADYGFIEGTLGEDGDPLDALVLVPEPTFPGCLIRCRTIGMFRMTDEKGGDDKVLCVPYEDPRQEHLRDIHHLGEFDRLEIQHFFEVYKDLEPGKSVEGATWVGRTEAEAEIRSSYRRHREAVERGETPH, via the coding sequence ATGGATTTCGACGTCACGGTTGAGATCCCCAAGGGTCACCGCAACAAGTACGAGGTGGACCACGCGACCGGCCGGATCCGGCTGGACCGCACCCTCTTCACGTCGACGCAGTACCCGGCGGACTACGGCTTCATCGAAGGCACCCTGGGTGAGGACGGCGATCCTCTCGACGCTCTGGTACTCGTACCCGAACCCACGTTTCCAGGGTGCCTCATCCGCTGCCGGACGATCGGCATGTTCCGGATGACGGACGAGAAGGGCGGCGACGACAAGGTCCTCTGCGTACCGTACGAGGACCCGCGCCAGGAGCACCTGCGCGACATCCACCACCTGGGCGAGTTCGACCGGCTGGAGATCCAGCACTTCTTCGAGGTGTACAAGGACCTGGAGCCAGGCAAATCAGTCGAGGGCGCCACCTGGGTCGGTCGGACCGAGGCGGAGGCGGAGATCCGGAGCTCCTACCGCCGCCACCGGGAAGCCGTCGAACGGGGCGAGACACCGCACTGA
- a CDS encoding zinc-dependent metalloprotease, producing MAQFVDWDLAAATAGALGKSGPRVSYDEATEVVSELRRLTDEAAGHVLAYTGLRPQVAHPPVRVVDRRDWAATNIAGLREVITPLINRLSGERPPGVITDSIGSRLTGVQAGTVLAYLSGRVLGQYEVFSADPGQLLLVAPNIVEVERKLQADPRDFRLWVCLHEVTHRTQFTAVPWMRGHFLGEVQAFVDASQAGGDNFLDRLRRGVGTLSESVRNPESRASVLDIVQTPGQRAVLDRLTALMTLLEGHAEFVMDGVGPEVIPSVESIRAKFNRRRESGNPLEKAIRKLLGVDVKMRQYAEGRKFVHGVVDRVGMDGFNKIFSSPLTLPRLDELSDPDAWVTRVHGPVGPVAATG from the coding sequence ATGGCGCAGTTCGTGGACTGGGATCTGGCCGCCGCCACCGCAGGGGCGTTGGGTAAGTCGGGACCACGGGTCTCGTACGACGAGGCGACCGAGGTGGTGTCCGAGCTGCGTCGGCTGACCGACGAGGCGGCCGGTCACGTGCTCGCGTACACCGGGCTGCGGCCGCAGGTGGCCCATCCGCCGGTACGGGTGGTGGACCGCAGGGACTGGGCGGCGACGAACATCGCCGGGCTGCGTGAGGTGATCACTCCGCTGATCAACCGGCTCTCCGGGGAGAGGCCGCCGGGCGTGATCACCGACAGCATCGGCTCCCGGCTGACCGGGGTGCAGGCCGGCACCGTGCTGGCCTACCTCTCCGGCCGGGTCCTCGGCCAGTACGAGGTCTTCTCCGCCGACCCCGGCCAACTGCTGCTGGTCGCCCCGAACATCGTCGAGGTGGAGCGGAAGCTCCAGGCCGATCCGCGGGACTTCCGGCTCTGGGTCTGCCTGCACGAGGTGACCCACCGGACCCAGTTCACCGCCGTGCCGTGGATGCGCGGGCACTTCCTCGGCGAGGTGCAGGCGTTCGTGGACGCCTCCCAGGCCGGCGGGGACAACTTCCTCGACCGGCTCCGCCGCGGCGTCGGCACCCTCTCCGAGTCGGTCCGCAACCCGGAGAGCCGGGCCAGCGTGCTGGACATCGTGCAGACGCCCGGCCAGCGGGCCGTACTCGACCGGCTGACCGCGCTGATGACCCTGCTGGAGGGGCACGCGGAGTTCGTGATGGACGGTGTCGGGCCGGAGGTCATTCCGAGCGTCGAGTCGATCCGGGCCAAGTTCAACCGGCGACGCGAGTCCGGCAACCCGCTGGAAAAGGCGATCCGCAAGCTGCTCGGGGTGGACGTCAAGATGCGCCAGTACGCCGAGGGCCGCAAGTTCGTGCACGGCGTGGTGGACCGGGTCGGCATGGACGGCTTCAACAAGATCTTCAGCTCGCCGCTCACCCTGCCCCGGCTGGACGAACTCTCCGACCCGGACGCCTGGGTGACCCGGGTGCACGGCCCGGTCGGCCCGGTCGCCGCCACCGGCTGA